Sequence from the Maribacter aquivivus genome:
ATTGCAGCTTAGTGGTTTTAAATTCTTGATAACCAATATGCTTTAGTGTGATGCGCTCTTTACTGGTAAATACAGAAGCATTAAACACCCCATCGAAGTTAGATAGCGCAATCTTCGATTTATCTTTATTGTATACGGCCACATTGGAAATCTCTTCACCACTATCGGCATCTAGCACGATAATTTCTTGAGCATTACCAAAACAACAACATAAAAAAAGTGCTATAAATAGATATTTATACATATGTATTAAAAACATCATTTAAAACGGCAAGCGACTTTGGTTTTCTAAATCCTTGTAAATGCAATTCAAAATAAAGGATTAAAGACTTCAGTAATTCTTGGCGATTATTTTTTTTCATCTTCACGGTATGCATTGCATCAAAATTTGTGCCCAATAAGGTCTTGAAATAATAAATATTCTCTCCTCTTAACATTGGGTTCAACGATTCAACAGCAGCAAACTCCCCTTCTAACAAATCAAAATAGGGCTTATCTATCTGATATACATCTGGATAAAAACCTAAAAAGCGTGTCAATGACAACATAAAATAGAGATGAAAATTAGCCACATCTTTATGCATATCTAGCCATTGTAATGAAGCTTCTAGAAACTGGAACAAATCTTCATTTCTCTCTTCTTCTCGTATGCTATTGCCCAACAACTCTGCTAAAAACAAGGTCATTGCATTTTTAGCCATGTCTGCATATAAAGTTTGATAGTGATAAAAAACTTTTGCTTCTTTCAGTGTCTCTAATGTGCCTTTGTTCTTATGGTTTGCAACAATCTCTAATTGAGTTAAGGGCTGAAAATAAGCGGTTTTTAATTTACCTTTCTTTGAAGATAACAC
This genomic interval carries:
- the recO gene encoding DNA repair protein RecO, whose product is MQVTTKAIIFSAIKYGDTSLIVKAFTASDGIKSYLLRGVLSSKKGKLKTAYFQPLTQLEIVANHKNKGTLETLKEAKVFYHYQTLYADMAKNAMTLFLAELLGNSIREEERNEDLFQFLEASLQWLDMHKDVANFHLYFMLSLTRFLGFYPDVYQIDKPYFDLLEGEFAAVESLNPMLRGENIYYFKTLLGTNFDAMHTVKMKKNNRQELLKSLILYFELHLQGFRKPKSLAVLNDVFNTYV